The following are encoded in a window of Osmia bicornis bicornis chromosome 15, iOsmBic2.1, whole genome shotgun sequence genomic DNA:
- the LOC114872956 gene encoding luciferin 4-monooxygenase, with protein sequence MQEKNILHGPPEPILEFKNLSLGQLILNQLRIHRAWVAQINAYTRKEQTFKEILDASQKLAIAFEKEGLRKNDRIAICSENNTEFCIPVCAAFYLGVTVCPLNPLYTERELKHALNISKPKYIFVSLLGAKNVCKVASQLFWLPKLIMLTESPDNKLPNINDFTSNITVDNNFHAYSTDINDHVAVIACSSGTTGLPKGVMLTDKNFLTVIRHFAISSPDIVNNNVTTLALLPFFHAYSFSVLLVRLTFGNKSVILPRFDEKMFLRTIEKYKIGYLTVVPPLMVFLAKHPIVDKYDLSSIQEMWCGAAPLSEEIAKTVSRRLNMKNIKQGYGLTETTLAVIKSPNNNTNYGSIGILAPGISGKVISVNEGNSGQALGPNNAGELCFKGNLIMKGYCNDELATAATIDKDGWLHSGDIGYYDEQGYFYIIDRLKELIKYKGFQVPPAELETVLLSCPGIKDAAVIGLPHEEAGELPTAFIVKQEGSNITAEDVNKFVNERVSNHKRLRGGIKFIENIPKTASGKILRRELRDALKSKL encoded by the exons ATgcaagagaaaaatattttacatggACCACCTGAGCCTATTTTGGAATTCAAAAACTTATCTTTAGGACAATTAATCTTAAATCAATTGCGTATTCATAGAGCTTGGGTAGCACAA ATAAATGCTTATACAAGAAAAGAGCAAACATTTAAAGAAATCCTAGATGCCAGTCAGAAGTTAGCAATTGCTTTTGAAAAAGAGGGATTAAGAAAAAATGATCGTATAGCTATCTGTAGTGAAAATAATACAGAATTTTGCATACCAGTATGTGCTGCATTTTATTTGGGTGTTACTGTTTGTCCATTGAATCCACTTTATACAGAAAGAGAATTGAAACATGCATTGAATATATCTAAaccaaaatatatttttgtatcaCTACTTGGAGCAAAGAATGTCTGTAAAGTTGCTTCTCAGTTATTTTGGTTGCCAAAACTAATAATGTTAACAGAATCCCCAGATAATAAGTTACCAAATATTAATGATTTCACATCAAACATAACTGTTGATAATAATTTCCATGCTTATTCAACTGATATTAACGATCATGTAGCAGTCATTGCATGTTCTAGTGGCACTACTGGATTGCCAAAAGGAGTCATGTTAAcggataaaaattttttaactgTGATAAGACACTTTGCGATATCATCACCTGATATTGTAAATAACAATGTGACAACTTTAGCTTTATTACCATTTTTCCATGCATACTCTTTTTCTGTACTACTCGTGAGACTAACTTTTGGGAATAAAAGCGTCATTCTTCCACGTTTTGACgaaaaaatgtttttacgTACAAtagaaaagtataaaatagGATATCTAACGGTTGTACCACCGCTTATGGTGTTTTTAGCAAAGCATCCTATTGTAGACAAATATGATTTGTCTAGTATTCAAGAGATGTG GTGTGGTGCAGCACCTTTGTCAGAAGAAATTGCTAAAACAGTTTCAAGAAGATTAAACATGAAGAACATAAAACAGGGATATGGATTAACAGAAACTACTTTGGCTGTAATAAAATCACCGAATAATAATACAAACTATGGAAGTATAGGAATCTTAGCTCCAGGAATTTCAG GTAAAGTGATATCAGTCAATGAAGGTAATTCTGGTCAAGCCTTAGGACCAAACAATGCCGGAGAATTATGTTTCAAAGGGaatttaataatgaaaggATATTGCAATGATGAACTAGCTACAGCAGCAACAATTGATAAAGATGGATGGTTACATTCAGGAGATATAGGATATTATGATGAACAGGGTTATTTCTATATCATAGATCGTTTAAAGGAACTCATTAAATATAAAGGATTTCAAGTTCCACCAGCTGAACTAGAAACAGTATTATTATCATGTCCTGGAATTAAAGATGCAGCAGTTATTGGATTACCACATGAGGAAGCAGGGGAGCTACCAACTGCTTTTATTGTTAAACAGGAAGGATCTAATATAACAGCTGAAGATGtcaataaatttgtaaatg AACGCGTATCAAACCATAAACGATTACGAGGCGGCATCAAGTTTATCGAGAATATTCCCAAAACCGCATCAGGAAAAATTTTGCGCCGTGAACTTCGCGACGCACTTAAGTCGAAGCTATAA
- the LOC114872961 gene encoding 3'(2'),5'-bisphosphate nucleotidase 1, with the protein MAQSALLLSRIVAHSITATVRAGKIIRDVMNHGCLNIVEKGKDDLQTEADRCAQRCIIASLSHQFPNITIIGEEEPSNCEVPSEWIVTEADPEVLKLQLPAHLENIDAKDVCIWVDPLDGTSEYTQGFVEHVTVLVGVAIGKRAVGGVIHQPYYKNPENDVLGRTLWGINGVGFGGFTPAVAPAGKRIVTTTRSHSDSNVQAAINALCPDEVVRVGGAGYKVILLMEGKAHAYVFASKGCKRWDTCAPEAILHAIGGTLTDFYGDRYSYNAETPYPNVKGVLATAPGEIHQWYLNKIPDEVKQKLKQ; encoded by the exons atggcaCAAAGTGCTTTGCTACTATCAAGAATAGTGGCCCATTCTATAACTGCTACAGTGAGAGCAGGTAAAATTATAAGAGATGTTATGAATCATGGATGTCTAAATATAGTAGAAAAAGGCAAAGATGATTTACAAACTGAAGCTGATCGTTGTGCTCAAAGGTGTATTATTGCTTCATTAAGTCATCAGTTTCCAAACATCACCATTATTGGTGAAGAAGAACCATCTAATTGCGAAGTGCCATCTGAGTGGATTGTAACAGAGGCAGATCCAGAAGTATTAAAATTACAGTTACCAGCTCATTTGGAAAATATTGATGCTAAAGATGTGTGCATTTGGGTAGATCCTTTGGATG GAACATCAGAATATACACAAGGTTTTGTAGAACATGTTACTGTTCTGGTAGGGGTAGCAATTGGAAAAAGAGCAGTGGGAGGTGTGATTCATCAACCATACTATAAAAATCCTGAAAATGATGTTTTAGGACGGACTCTATGGGGTATTAATGGTGTAGGATTCGGTGGATTTACACCAGCTGTAGCACCAGCTGGAAAAAGAATAGTTACTACTACACG TTCACATTCAGATAGTAATGTTCAAGCAGCTATAAATGCTTTATGTCCAGATGAGGTTGTACGCGTTGGTGGTGCAGGATATAAG GTAATACTTTTAATGGAAGGGAAGGCCCATGCTTATGTGTTTGCCAGTAAAGGTTGTAAAAGATGGGATACCTGTGCACCTGAGGCAATTCTTCATGCTATTGGTGGTACATTAACTGATTTTTATGGAGACCGATATTCGTACAATGCGGAGACACCATACCCAAACGTAAAAGGTGTATTGGCTACTGCTCCCGGCGAAATTCACCAGTGGTATTTGAATAAGATACCAGATGAAgtgaaacaaaaattgaaacaataa
- the LOC114872964 gene encoding uncharacterized protein LOC114872964, with product MKWVIFGIILIIWNYVTSGQDIVFPDDEETSHVSGNNATITERIPVFVPDRCPKNMLLYPGEGNNSAWVCDCRPRFLYFPLSDSCHEAYRQGPCAPRNYVILPQNEAVPKCVNNPCLEDGLVPYNDTCYPLRTMGGPCAPDGVLGVNETTFELKCIPVDVAPFIIIQVPKRPQCPVGSRRNALGMCREII from the exons ATGAAGTGGGTAATATTTGGcattatattgataatatgGAATTACGTAACATCTGGTCAAGATATTGTATTTCCTGATGATGAAGAGACATCTCATGTCAGTGGCAACAATGCAACG ATAACAGAACGTATTCCAGTATTTGTACCAGATCGGTGTCCCAAAAATATGCTCCTTTATCCTGGAGAAGGAAATAATAGTGCATGGGTATGCGATTGTAGACCCAGATTTCTATATTTTCCATTAAGCGATAGTTGCCATGAAGCTTATAGACAGGGACCTTGCGCACCACGAAATTATGTAATACTTCCTCAAAATGAGGCAGTACCAAAATGTGTAAACAATCCTTGCTTGGAAGATGGATTAGTACCATACAATGATACTTGTTATCCATTAAGAACTATGGGTGGTCCTTGTGCTCCTGATGGAGTGTTAGGTGTAAATGAGACTACTTTTGAATTGAAATGTATACCAGTAGATGTTGCAccatttataataattcaagTACCTAAACGGCCACAATGTCCTGTGGGAAGTCGTAGAAATGCTCTTGGAATGTGCAGggaaataatttga
- the LOC114872959 gene encoding dimethyladenosine transferase 2, mitochondrial — translation MIYKNLMGLPKICTPRTLFSNCVLHVVNKYILSSVQWMHYTTDSTNTKNLDTKESNNNQNLPIRSLTQNFDAEVEDIASKDSSPSRKNTDLYLTNPEVAKKFVTLIKDDLLKNMYHVVEANPGFGYLTEELFKIGVPFIHLFENSSEYWIHLNNLCTKFPNQLSITKLNLFNISKMLTGVSVHSDIIYKLINNVQQRKWEEESCMQVIGTTSKSVFIRHLILSTIFQTGLTMFGRPIFYLAIPSSTCDKFTCIERSTTLYIMFNILFNYEIYGTVDRKAFIPQYKSKEAKRKRVTKDDSSVLNVIKIEPKPDLFTLFKTKKNLIYFWHFVRYSFYKPNTRVIPTLENLVPGCGIKLIALNYNIFTEFGDLNPRQIYDLFVEFQSWPEYEQCSFQLSAGDIRRTYQLYLEEEDV, via the exons ATgatatacaaaaatttgatGGGGTTACCAAAAATTTGTACACCACGAACATTGTTTAGTAATTGTGTTCTTCATGTGGTaaacaaatatattttgtCTTCAGTTCAATGGATGCATTATACAACAGATTCAACAAACACAAAGAATTTAGATACAAAAGAAAGCAATAATAATCAAAATCTACCAATACGTTCATTAACACAAAACTTTGATGCAGAAGTTGAAGATATCGCTTCAAAAGATTCTTCACCAAGTAGAAAAAATAcagatttatatttaacaaatcCTGAAGTAGCTAAAAAGTTTGTTACATTAATTAAagatgatttattaaaaaacatgTACCATGTAGTTGAAGCAAATCCAGGTTTTGGTTACTTAAcagaagaattatttaaaattggtGTACcatttatacatttatttgaaaatagcTCTGAATATTGGATTCATCTAAATAATTTATGTACAAAATTTCCCAATCAACTTagtattacaaaattaaaccTATTTAATATATCAAAGATGTTGACTGGAGTTTCTGTACATAGtgatattatatataaattaataaacaatgtACAACAGAGAAAATGGGAAGAAGAAAGTTGCATGCAAGTAATTGGAACAACATCAAAAAGTGTTTTCATAAGGCATTTAATACTGAGTACAATATTTCAAACAGGTTTAACCATGTTTGGAAGACCAATCTTTTATCTTGCAATACCATCATCTACATGTGAT aaattcaCATGTATTGAAAGATCAACAACTCTTTATATTatgtttaatatattatttaattatgaaatttatgGAACAGTGGATAGAAAAGCATTTATACCACAATATAAAAGTAAGGAGGCAAAAAGAAAGAGAGTAACAAAGGATGACAGTAGTGTActtaatgttattaaaatagaaCCAAAGCCTGAtctttttacattatttaaaacaaagaaaaatttgatatacTTTTGGCATTTCGTTCGATATAGTTTTTATAAACCAAACACCAGAGTGATACCCACATTAGA AAATCTAGTTCCAGGTTGTGGTATAAAATTAATAGCGCTAAATTACAATATATTCACGGAATTTGGTGATTTAAACCCTAGGCAAATTTATGATCTATTTGTGGAATTTCAATCTTGGCCAGAATATGAACAATGTTCATTTCAGTTAAGTGCAGGTGATATTAGGAGAACTTATCAGTTATATTTGGAGGAAGAAGATGTTTAA
- the LOC114872963 gene encoding transmembrane protein 179, with product MALTNILLLSQISGYVVALILSLCIIIPMSLHQDEFRGHCLLFSTGTWQETDGQFIVNWARQAYCNYTIFVGLVLLITSAIQIYRLSIFMYRGEDSSFLSAFIDVVSSIILTIITLVAAIIITLGFMTWCQCMTKRFPSCELAAGNDIDKADGIDTSGFHIELGAAQFGTWTSLSIWVGLSVFAVLKLLRYHQLENMKVSMYRERQRLIEAARSNEIQEST from the exons ATGGCGTTAACAAATATCTTACTTCTCAGTCAAATATCTGGATATGTAGTTGCTCTTATTTTGTCACTTTGTATTATTATACCTATGAGTTTACATCAGGATGAATTTAG AGGACATTGTCTATTATTCTCGACAGGAACTTGGCAAGAGACAGATGGTCAGTTTATAGTAAACTGGGCCCGACAAGCTTATTGTAACTATACAATATTTGTTGGTTTGGTGTTGCTAATAACATCCGCGATACAAATCTATCGACTTTCTATATTTATGTACCGTGGAGAGGATAGTTCCTTTCTGTCTGCATTCATAGATGTTGTCAGTTCAATAATTCTTACAATAATCACATTGGTTGCTGCAATCATTATTACGCTTGGGTTTATGACCTGGTGCCAATGTATGACAAAAAGATTTCCATCGTGTGAATTAGCAGCTGGAAATGACATTGATAAAGCTGATGGAATAGATACATCTGGTTTTCACATTGAATTAGGAGCAGCCCAATTTGGAACATGGACTAGTTTATCAATTTGGGTTGGTTTATCAGTATTTGcagtattaaaattattaagatatcatcaattagaaaatatgaaaGTTTCAATGTATAGAGAAAGACAAAGATTAATAGAGGCTGCCAGAAGCAATGAAATTCAAGAATCAACATAG